One Candidatus Binatia bacterium DNA window includes the following coding sequences:
- the ychF gene encoding ribosome-binding ATPase YchF encodes MAGVLPASREPAVVSVKLPDPRLDRLAELVRPPKVVPVEMSFVDFPGQESGLPPSLVGALRDSDAVVLVLRGFPDPFTQEAATPEAEFDFLLSELVLADLAVAEKRLERVRKERGDPHEEGLLARAVECLEEGRLLSSLPWSEADAARTSGYAFLTRKPLLAVWNVHERELSNPFPRELERRVRAAGVPLLRVSAAIEAELEELDSEEREAFLSELGLSEPASRRFVRECHSALGRISFFTIGKREVRAWSIPRGTTALRAAGRVHSDMERGFIRAEVVAYEDFVHLGSESRCREAGKMRLEGKEYVLRDGDIVRFRFHAPAGA; translated from the coding sequence ATGGCCGGGGTGCTTCCGGCTTCCCGTGAGCCGGCCGTGGTCTCGGTGAAACTTCCCGACCCGAGACTCGACCGGCTCGCGGAGCTGGTTCGGCCCCCGAAAGTCGTCCCGGTCGAGATGTCGTTCGTCGATTTCCCGGGGCAGGAAAGCGGGTTGCCCCCGTCCCTGGTCGGCGCCCTCCGGGACTCGGACGCGGTGGTGCTCGTGCTCAGGGGTTTTCCGGATCCGTTCACCCAGGAGGCCGCGACACCCGAGGCGGAGTTCGACTTTCTCCTGAGCGAACTCGTTCTCGCGGACCTCGCCGTCGCCGAAAAGCGGCTCGAGCGAGTCCGGAAAGAACGGGGAGACCCGCACGAAGAGGGCTTGCTGGCTCGGGCGGTCGAGTGTCTGGAAGAAGGCCGACTTCTCTCGTCGCTTCCGTGGTCGGAGGCGGATGCCGCGCGAACCTCGGGCTATGCGTTTCTCACGCGGAAGCCTCTGCTGGCGGTGTGGAACGTGCACGAACGCGAACTCTCGAATCCCTTTCCTCGGGAGCTCGAGCGGCGAGTCCGCGCCGCCGGGGTCCCCCTTCTGCGCGTGAGTGCCGCGATCGAGGCGGAGCTCGAAGAGCTCGACTCCGAAGAGCGGGAGGCTTTTCTGTCCGAGCTGGGTCTTTCGGAGCCGGCCTCCCGAAGATTCGTCCGCGAGTGCCATTCTGCCCTCGGACGAATCTCGTTTTTCACCATCGGCAAGCGGGAAGTCCGCGCCTGGTCGATTCCGCGCGGAACGACGGCGCTGCGTGCGGCCGGGAGGGTGCATTCGGACATGGAACGGGGGTTCATCCGCGCCGAGGTCGTGGCGTACGAAGATTTCGTCCATCTCGGAAGCGAGAGCCGGTGCCGAGAAGCCGGGAAGATGCGGCTCGAGGGCAAAGAATACGTTCTCCGCGACGGCGACATCGTTCGTTTCCGTTTCCACGCCCCGGCGGGCGCTTGA
- the def gene encoding peptide deformylase, producing the protein MAVLEILKYPDPALARPAAVVDRIDGEVARTFGDLVETMYAAPGIGLAAPQVGIPRRLVVVDVNTENPGKDLLRLVNPVVAEAEGEIVWEEGCLSVFDFTAPVKRAKRVLVRAWTPEEKEVEIEGEGLLAVALQHEIDHLDGKLFLDRISRLKRDLYRRRLRKLLREGASLQEKKAGWKI; encoded by the coding sequence ATGGCGGTCCTCGAAATCCTCAAATACCCCGATCCGGCGCTGGCCCGTCCTGCGGCGGTCGTCGACCGGATCGACGGAGAGGTCGCGCGTACGTTCGGCGACCTGGTCGAAACCATGTATGCGGCGCCCGGAATCGGGCTCGCGGCCCCTCAGGTGGGGATACCGCGACGGCTCGTGGTCGTGGACGTGAACACCGAGAACCCGGGCAAGGACCTCCTCCGGCTCGTCAACCCCGTCGTCGCCGAGGCGGAAGGGGAGATCGTCTGGGAGGAGGGGTGCCTGAGCGTTTTCGATTTCACGGCGCCCGTCAAGCGGGCCAAGCGGGTGCTCGTCCGCGCGTGGACACCCGAGGAAAAGGAGGTGGAAATCGAGGGGGAGGGGCTGCTGGCCGTGGCCCTCCAGCACGAGATCGACCACCTCGACGGCAAGCTGTTTCTCGACCGAATCAGCCGACTCAAGCGCGACCTTTATCGCCGCCGGCTTCGGAAGCTTCTGCGCGAGGGGGCGTCTCTCCAGGAGAAGAAAGCCGGGTGGAAGATCTAG
- a CDS encoding enoyl-CoA hydratase encodes MYRHIVLEQQGPVATLRLARPETRNSMTPEMGDEVERACRELASDTEIRVVVLTGTGSAFSSGGDLSMLAKDAGLTDRGEMTMIDAPRSFYEKFLAVRRLPVPTIAAMNGHAIGAGFCLALACDLRVAVRDAKMGMTFVKLGLHPGMGATYFLPRLVGVAQACELFFTGRVIDAVEAERRGIVNTAVPREEFEERVSALAREIAGGAPLVLRSLKTAIYRGAERTLDEMLEDEAVNQSRTFRTEDAREGIRAVLEKREPRFRGR; translated from the coding sequence ATGTATCGGCATATCGTCCTCGAGCAGCAGGGTCCGGTGGCGACGCTCCGCCTCGCCCGCCCCGAAACCCGCAACTCCATGACACCCGAAATGGGTGACGAGGTCGAGAGAGCGTGCCGGGAGCTCGCTTCCGACACGGAGATCCGAGTCGTCGTCCTGACCGGCACGGGGTCGGCTTTCAGTTCCGGGGGAGATCTCTCGATGCTGGCGAAGGATGCCGGCCTCACCGACCGAGGCGAGATGACGATGATCGACGCACCGAGGTCGTTCTACGAGAAGTTTCTCGCCGTCCGGCGACTCCCGGTTCCCACGATCGCCGCGATGAACGGACACGCGATCGGCGCGGGATTCTGTCTGGCGCTGGCCTGCGACCTGCGCGTCGCCGTGCGGGATGCGAAGATGGGCATGACGTTCGTCAAACTCGGGCTCCACCCGGGAATGGGTGCCACCTATTTCCTTCCCCGCCTCGTAGGCGTCGCACAAGCCTGCGAACTCTTCTTCACGGGGCGCGTGATCGACGCCGTGGAAGCGGAAAGGAGGGGCATCGTGAACACGGCGGTTCCCCGCGAGGAGTTCGAGGAACGGGTTTCCGCTCTGGCGCGAGAGATCGCCGGCGGTGCCCCGCTCGTTCTGCGCAGCCTCAAGACCGCGATCTACCGGGGTGCCGAACGAACCCTGGACGAGATGTTGGAAGACGAGGCGGTGAACCAGAGCCGCACCTTCCGGACAGAAGACGCGCGGGAAGGAATTCGCGCCGTCCTCGAAAAACGCGAGCCCCGGTTTCGAGGACGCTGA
- the fmt gene encoding methionyl-tRNA formyltransferase, with translation MRVVFFGTPEFALPSLEKLRAEGHELSAVVCQPDRPAGRGRVVHPPPTKLWAQERKIPVLQPERIRDEAFLDELRRLSPDIVVVAAYGKILPPALLEIPRFGAVNVHASLLPKYRGAAPVAWALYHGEKVTGVTILRMNERMDAGDILLQRATPIGERETRGELEGRLAQLGGDALAEVLRALEDGTIRAVPQNEAEATFAPALRKEQGEIDWSRDAFAIDRQIRAFQPWPSAYSWWKGQRLKILEGLPAPGEATAPPGTLVSVHPPVVACGEGRLGLGRVQLEGRKPVTGEEFARGARCRPGDRLG, from the coding sequence GTGCGGGTCGTTTTTTTCGGGACGCCCGAGTTCGCTCTCCCTTCGCTCGAAAAGCTCCGGGCCGAAGGGCACGAGCTTTCGGCGGTCGTCTGCCAGCCCGACCGACCCGCGGGGAGAGGACGAGTCGTGCACCCGCCTCCGACGAAACTCTGGGCCCAGGAGCGAAAGATTCCCGTCCTTCAGCCCGAACGTATTCGGGACGAGGCGTTCCTCGACGAGCTTCGCCGCCTCTCCCCGGACATCGTCGTCGTCGCTGCCTACGGAAAGATCTTGCCCCCCGCCCTCCTCGAGATCCCGCGGTTCGGGGCCGTCAACGTCCATGCTTCCCTCTTGCCGAAGTACCGGGGTGCCGCGCCCGTGGCTTGGGCTCTCTACCACGGCGAGAAGGTGACCGGCGTCACGATCCTTCGCATGAACGAGAGAATGGACGCAGGCGACATCTTGCTGCAGCGAGCTACGCCGATCGGGGAACGGGAGACGCGCGGCGAGCTCGAAGGCCGTCTGGCCCAGCTCGGGGGCGACGCTCTTGCCGAGGTTCTGCGCGCACTCGAGGACGGAACGATCCGTGCGGTGCCCCAGAACGAGGCCGAAGCCACGTTTGCGCCTGCCTTGCGCAAAGAGCAGGGCGAAATCGACTGGTCGCGTGACGCTTTCGCCATCGACCGCCAGATCCGCGCGTTCCAGCCCTGGCCGTCCGCGTACAGCTGGTGGAAGGGGCAGCGGCTCAAGATTCTCGAGGGGCTGCCCGCTCCCGGCGAGGCGACGGCACCGCCCGGTACCCTCGTTTCGGTCCATCCCCCGGTCGTCGCTTGCGGCGAAGGCCGCCTCGGGCTCGGTCGCGTGCAGCTCGAGGGACGCAAACCGGTGACGGGCGAGGAGTTCGCCCGTGGCGCGCGCTGCCGTCCCGGGGATCGGCTCGGATGA
- the hslV gene encoding ATP-dependent protease subunit HslV, producing MSPEEPTHALRGTTIVAVRRFGQVAVAGDGQVTLGSAVLKTTARKVRKLHHGRVLAGFAGGSADALTLFDKFEEKLERHGGQLLRAAVELARDWRTDRVLRRLEALMIAADRESMLLLSGSGDIVEPDDDVLAIGSGGNFALAAARALLRHTELTARQIAQEALKIAAGICVYTNEQLVIEELP from the coding sequence ATGAGCCCGGAGGAGCCGACGCACGCCCTGCGCGGAACGACGATCGTGGCCGTCCGCAGATTCGGGCAGGTAGCCGTGGCGGGCGACGGGCAGGTGACGCTCGGAAGCGCCGTTCTCAAGACGACCGCGAGGAAGGTTCGCAAGCTCCACCATGGCCGCGTGCTCGCGGGCTTCGCCGGAGGAAGCGCCGACGCCCTCACGCTGTTCGACAAGTTCGAAGAAAAGCTCGAACGCCACGGCGGCCAACTGCTCCGCGCGGCCGTGGAACTGGCTCGCGACTGGCGGACCGACCGGGTTCTGCGCCGGCTCGAAGCGCTCATGATCGCCGCCGACCGCGAATCCATGCTCCTGCTGTCGGGGAGCGGCGACATCGTGGAACCGGACGACGACGTGCTCGCCATCGGGTCGGGGGGGAACTTCGCGCTGGCCGCCGCTCGGGCACTGCTGCGCCACACGGAGCTCACCGCTCGCCAGATCGCGCAAGAGGCGCTGAAAATCGCCGCCGGGATCTGCGTCTACACGAACGAACAGCTCGTGATCGAGGAGCTCCCATGA
- the fadB gene encoding enoyl-CoA hydratase gives MEFIRYEKKGRIAYVTIQRPEVRNALHPPANEEMARAFDDFAADDDLWVAIVTGAGEQAFCAGNDLKYSAEHGMEATRVPPTGFGGLTSRFDLFKPVIAAVNGVALGGGFEIALACDLIVAAEEATFGLPEPRVGLAALAGGIHRLPRQVPLKLAMGLLLTGRRISAAEALRLGIVNECVPRDRLMETAERWAREILECAPLSVRATKEAALRGLSLPLERAVREPFPGIETLLRSEDMREGVRAFAEKRKPRWQGR, from the coding sequence ATGGAATTCATTCGGTACGAGAAGAAGGGTCGGATCGCGTACGTGACGATCCAGAGACCGGAAGTGAGGAACGCCCTCCATCCACCGGCGAACGAAGAAATGGCGCGAGCTTTCGACGACTTCGCAGCCGACGACGACCTCTGGGTGGCGATCGTGACAGGCGCGGGAGAACAGGCCTTCTGCGCGGGCAACGACCTCAAGTACAGCGCCGAACACGGCATGGAAGCCACGCGGGTTCCCCCGACCGGCTTCGGGGGCCTCACCTCGCGATTCGATCTCTTCAAACCCGTGATCGCCGCCGTCAACGGGGTGGCCCTCGGCGGAGGCTTCGAAATCGCACTGGCCTGCGATTTGATCGTAGCGGCGGAAGAAGCGACGTTCGGCCTGCCGGAACCACGAGTGGGGCTGGCGGCCCTGGCAGGCGGGATCCACCGGTTGCCGAGGCAAGTTCCCCTGAAACTCGCCATGGGGCTCTTGCTGACGGGCCGCAGGATCTCGGCGGCGGAAGCGCTGCGTCTCGGGATCGTGAACGAGTGCGTTCCTCGCGACCGCCTCATGGAGACGGCCGAGCGATGGGCGCGGGAAATCCTGGAATGCGCGCCCCTGTCCGTTCGGGCGACCAAGGAAGCGGCGCTTCGCGGCCTTTCGCTCCCCTTGGAACGAGCGGTGCGCGAGCCCTTTCCGGGCATCGAGACGCTCTTGCGCTCGGAAGACATGCGAGAGGGCGTGCGGGCGTTCGCGGAAAAGAGGAAGCCTCGCTGGCAGGGACGATGA
- the xerC gene encoding tyrosine recombinase XerC, whose translation MLAEIAAFERALRVEENASPHTVRSYVGDLHQLRSFVLGRTGAGEADARELDPATLRAYVGWLLARHERNSVARKLSTLRRFFRFLRKRGVRPDDPTEGLVTPKPDRKLPVHLTVDDVFRLLETPPAHSLSGLRDRAILEVLYSAGLRVSELVELDWGDVNFELGLLRVRGKGRKERVVPVGREALRRLAEYRERLGQLAGEQDRQSAPVFLNARGRRITTRSVARIVEKYVRQAGLATKATPHALRHSFATHLLGSGADLRSIQELLGHASLSTTQRYTHVDVAHLAKVYDKAHPRA comes from the coding sequence ATGTTGGCCGAGATCGCCGCCTTCGAGCGGGCGCTCCGGGTGGAGGAAAACGCTTCCCCCCACACGGTTCGCAGCTACGTCGGAGACCTGCACCAGCTCCGGTCCTTCGTGCTCGGTCGAACCGGAGCAGGCGAGGCGGACGCGCGAGAGTTGGACCCGGCCACGCTCCGTGCCTACGTGGGATGGCTCCTCGCTCGTCACGAGCGGAACTCCGTCGCCAGGAAGCTCTCCACCCTCCGCCGGTTTTTCCGGTTCCTCCGGAAACGAGGCGTCCGGCCGGACGACCCGACCGAGGGTCTCGTGACCCCGAAGCCCGACCGCAAGCTGCCCGTGCACCTGACCGTGGACGACGTGTTTCGTCTCCTCGAGACACCACCCGCGCATTCCCTCTCGGGTCTGAGAGATCGGGCCATTCTCGAAGTCCTCTACTCGGCCGGACTCAGGGTGAGCGAGCTCGTCGAGCTCGACTGGGGGGACGTGAATTTCGAGCTCGGGCTTCTGAGGGTCCGAGGCAAGGGGCGCAAGGAACGGGTCGTCCCCGTCGGCCGGGAAGCTCTGCGGCGTCTCGCCGAGTACCGAGAGCGCCTCGGGCAGCTCGCCGGGGAGCAAGACCGGCAGAGCGCCCCCGTTTTTCTCAACGCTCGCGGGAGACGGATCACGACGAGAAGCGTGGCTCGGATCGTGGAGAAGTACGTTCGCCAGGCGGGCCTTGCCACCAAAGCTACACCCCACGCGCTGCGGCACAGCTTCGCGACCCACCTCCTGGGCTCGGGGGCCGACCTGCGCTCGATCCAGGAACTCCTCGGCCACGCGAGCCTCTCCACGACACAACGTTACACGCACGTGGACGTCGCACACCTGGCGAAGGTGTACGACAAGGCGCATCCCCGAGCTTGA
- a CDS encoding symporter has protein sequence MPARRRRETWATKIGVILAVAGSAVGLGNFLRFPGRAAEYGGGTFMIPYFVSLLILGIPICWVEWTLGRHGGRHGFNSAPGLFCVVWPHRVSQFFGALAVFIPVVIFMYYVFIEAWCLAYASGYLLGTIAPPDDPSAYQRYFTEYFHRFVGVDQDGALLRGLSPAVCALAACFVFNFYLIYRGLNRGIEAFCKWAMPALVLAAIVVLVRVLTLGTPNPEFPERNVLNALGFMWNPKPVGEGGTFSALADPQVWLEAAGQIFFSLSVGFGIILTYASYLKSNDDVVLSGLTASATNEFCEVCLGGLITIPAAFLFLGAAPLEKVAGSSIGLGFHAVPVVFEYLPAGRFFGFLWFGLLFLAAVTSSLSMLQPAIAFLEDGFDLTRRASVTALAFVTAGGTLLVVYFTKNTVALDVMDFWVGSAMLIVLALFEVLLYGWVIGVDRALRETNRGAELKVPRFFGPVIRYVCPGYLAIILGSFAYRNFGTRAREVIAQPAALLTVLFLVTVFVALWFLVRAAVQRWERQGRLSSRGFSV, from the coding sequence ATGCCAGCACGGCGGAGGCGCGAAACCTGGGCGACGAAGATCGGGGTCATCCTCGCCGTCGCAGGTTCGGCGGTCGGCCTGGGCAACTTTCTCCGGTTTCCCGGTAGGGCCGCGGAGTACGGCGGGGGGACGTTCATGATTCCGTACTTCGTTTCCCTGCTGATCCTGGGCATTCCCATCTGCTGGGTGGAGTGGACACTCGGGCGACACGGGGGAAGGCACGGGTTCAACTCGGCTCCCGGCCTTTTCTGCGTGGTCTGGCCCCACCGGGTTTCCCAGTTTTTCGGGGCACTGGCCGTGTTCATCCCGGTGGTCATCTTCATGTACTACGTCTTCATCGAAGCGTGGTGTCTCGCCTACGCGTCGGGGTACCTTCTGGGCACGATCGCTCCCCCGGACGACCCCTCGGCGTACCAGCGGTACTTCACGGAGTATTTTCACCGCTTCGTCGGGGTGGACCAGGACGGGGCGCTTCTCCGGGGGCTCTCGCCGGCGGTCTGTGCGCTGGCCGCGTGCTTCGTGTTCAACTTCTATCTCATCTACCGCGGCCTCAATCGCGGGATCGAAGCGTTCTGCAAGTGGGCGATGCCCGCGCTCGTCCTGGCGGCCATCGTCGTCCTGGTCCGCGTCCTCACGCTGGGAACGCCCAACCCGGAATTCCCCGAACGCAACGTCCTCAACGCGCTCGGCTTCATGTGGAACCCGAAGCCGGTCGGCGAGGGCGGCACGTTTTCCGCGCTCGCCGATCCCCAGGTCTGGCTCGAAGCCGCGGGCCAGATCTTTTTCTCGCTGTCCGTCGGCTTCGGCATCATCCTCACCTACGCGAGCTACCTCAAGTCGAACGACGACGTCGTGCTCTCCGGGCTCACGGCCTCGGCCACGAACGAGTTCTGCGAGGTCTGCCTCGGGGGTCTCATCACCATCCCCGCGGCCTTCCTTTTTCTCGGAGCCGCCCCGCTCGAGAAAGTGGCGGGTTCGAGCATCGGCCTGGGCTTTCATGCCGTCCCGGTGGTGTTCGAATATCTCCCTGCCGGTCGCTTTTTCGGATTTCTCTGGTTCGGCCTCCTCTTCCTGGCGGCCGTGACGAGCTCGCTCTCGATGCTGCAGCCTGCCATCGCGTTCCTCGAGGACGGTTTCGACCTGACGCGGCGCGCTTCCGTGACGGCTCTCGCTTTCGTGACGGCGGGGGGGACGTTGCTGGTCGTCTACTTCACGAAAAACACCGTGGCCCTCGACGTCATGGACTTCTGGGTCGGCAGCGCGATGCTGATCGTCCTGGCCTTGTTCGAGGTCCTTCTCTACGGCTGGGTGATCGGAGTCGATCGGGCGCTGCGCGAAACGAACCGCGGGGCGGAGTTGAAAGTGCCCCGCTTTTTCGGTCCCGTCATCCGCTACGTCTGCCCCGGCTATCTGGCTATCATCCTCGGAAGCTTCGCCTACCGGAACTTCGGTACACGGGCGCGGGAAGTGATCGCGCAACCGGCCGCTCTGCTCACGGTCCTCTTTCTCGTGACGGTCTTCGTGGCCCTCTGGTTCCTGGTCCGCGCGGCCGTACAGCGATGGGAGCGGCAGGGTCGCCTTTCCTCGCGGGGGTTCTCGGTATGA
- a CDS encoding MBL fold hydrolase, with amino-acid sequence MLPRRVVTGSLADTSVPSVATLSPRVTLVLGANPGWFTGPGTNTYLVGTGSRPVLIDTGQGMPEYRELLRHTRESVRPCEGLRAVALTHGHFDHMGGVGDVLAEFGPVPVYKMPDAADPATLALEPLEEGSVVSAEGATLRVLWTPGHARDHVCFFLEEEKALFTGDVVLGAGTTVIPEDGDLAAYLRSLQRLLELDARILYPGHGPPVENPARKIREYLAHRELRERQILDALADGALSVAELVAAIYTDVPAVLHQAAGWSVRAHLRKLEAEGRVRREQERWQRLRENA; translated from the coding sequence ATGCTTCCCCGGCGCGTCGTGACGGGGTCGCTCGCGGACACGAGCGTCCCTTCCGTGGCGACTTTGAGCCCCCGTGTGACGCTCGTGCTGGGCGCCAACCCGGGATGGTTCACGGGACCCGGTACCAACACGTATCTCGTGGGCACGGGTTCCCGACCCGTCCTGATCGACACCGGACAGGGCATGCCCGAATACCGCGAGCTTCTGCGGCACACCCGGGAGAGCGTACGTCCCTGCGAGGGTCTCCGTGCCGTCGCCCTTACCCACGGCCACTTCGACCACATGGGCGGGGTCGGGGATGTGCTGGCGGAGTTCGGTCCCGTGCCCGTCTACAAAATGCCCGACGCGGCCGACCCTGCGACGCTAGCCCTCGAACCGCTCGAAGAAGGCAGCGTCGTGTCCGCGGAGGGTGCGACCTTGCGGGTCCTCTGGACCCCGGGCCACGCCCGCGACCACGTCTGCTTTTTCCTCGAGGAAGAAAAGGCGCTCTTCACGGGGGACGTCGTCCTCGGGGCGGGAACGACGGTCATCCCCGAGGACGGGGACCTGGCCGCGTACCTGCGGTCGCTCCAGCGGCTCCTCGAGCTCGACGCGAGAATTCTCTACCCGGGGCACGGACCGCCCGTCGAGAATCCCGCGAGGAAGATCCGGGAGTACCTCGCCCACCGGGAACTGCGGGAGCGGCAGATTCTCGATGCACTCGCGGACGGGGCGCTGAGCGTGGCCGAGCTCGTGGCGGCGATCTACACGGACGTGCCGGCGGTTCTCCACCAGGCGGCAGGTTGGTCCGTCCGGGCACACCTGCGGAAGCTCGAAGCCGAAGGTCGCGTGCGCCGGGAACAGGAGCGGTGGCAACGGCTCCGGGAGAACGCATGA
- the tatC gene encoding Sec-independent protein translocase protein TatC encodes MPLTAHLEELRWRILKSLFAVGLGFAASYAFSDRLFAFLAAPLRARNPTPVTLIGTGVAEAFFTKVKVGILAGIFFASPVILYQAWQFVAPGLFEHEKRYARPFVAFGTLFFLLGAAFCYLVIFPVGFAFFLDEFRTLGAEPAIRMSEYLTFSSRLLLAFGVTFELPVATFFLARIGLVDHRTLLRFARYAVVLVFVVAAVLTPPDVVSQFLMAVPLLVLYFLSVGVAYVAARNRARDHSTSEPDSSSKARKSQSEPRSPGSSTTSHGSS; translated from the coding sequence ATGCCGCTTACGGCCCACCTGGAGGAGCTGCGGTGGAGGATCCTGAAATCGCTCTTCGCCGTCGGTCTCGGTTTCGCGGCCTCGTACGCTTTTTCGGACCGCCTGTTCGCCTTTCTCGCCGCTCCCCTCAGAGCCCGCAACCCGACCCCCGTGACGCTGATCGGGACGGGCGTGGCCGAAGCCTTTTTCACGAAAGTCAAGGTGGGCATTCTCGCGGGGATCTTCTTCGCGAGCCCCGTGATCCTCTACCAGGCGTGGCAGTTCGTCGCCCCGGGACTCTTCGAACACGAGAAGCGATACGCGAGGCCGTTCGTCGCGTTCGGTACCCTGTTTTTCCTGCTCGGCGCGGCCTTCTGCTACCTGGTCATCTTCCCGGTGGGCTTCGCCTTTTTTCTCGACGAATTCCGGACTCTGGGGGCGGAGCCCGCGATCCGGATGAGCGAGTACCTCACGTTCAGCTCCCGGCTGCTGCTCGCGTTCGGCGTCACCTTCGAGTTGCCCGTCGCGACCTTTTTCCTCGCCCGGATCGGTCTGGTGGATCACCGGACGCTCTTGCGCTTCGCCCGCTATGCCGTGGTTCTCGTCTTCGTCGTGGCGGCCGTCCTGACCCCACCGGACGTGGTCTCCCAGTTCCTGATGGCCGTCCCGCTTCTGGTCCTCTACTTTCTCAGCGTGGGCGTCGCCTACGTCGCCGCCCGCAACCGGGCCCGGGATCACTCGACTTCGGAGCCGGATTCCTCGAGCAAGGCGCGGAAAAGCCAGTCCGAACCCAGGTCTCCGGGCTCCTCGACGACCTCGCACGGAAGCTCCTGA
- the acuC2 gene encoding histone deacetylase, with translation MRRTAVLVDPRYREHDTGRTHPERPERIDVLLELFESAREDFLFVAPRLASFDELCLVHEPEHVERVAATASRAWYAFDADTPCCDRSYEVARLAVGGVLNLVDAVLRGEADCGFAAVRPPGHHAERNRAMGFCLFNNVAVAAAYLRKRGCKRILVVDWDVHHGNGTQHIFERDADVLFVSTHQYPFYPGTGSVDEVGLGEGEGFTVNLPFPAGFGDGEYFEAFRAVILPVASEFEPEFVLVSAGFDAHLHDPLGGMRVTEVGFRAMARTVVEIARATAADRVVAVLEGGYDLAALRASVAGVLEELRGSAEPLEIPPASSRACAVFDAVRRRHSDYWRSLSRG, from the coding sequence ATGCGGCGTACCGCCGTGCTCGTCGACCCGCGGTATCGGGAGCACGACACCGGTCGGACTCATCCGGAACGGCCGGAGCGGATCGACGTTCTTCTCGAGCTTTTCGAAAGCGCGCGGGAAGACTTCCTGTTCGTCGCGCCGCGGCTGGCTTCGTTCGACGAGCTCTGTCTCGTGCACGAGCCCGAGCACGTCGAACGGGTGGCGGCAACGGCGTCCCGTGCCTGGTACGCTTTCGATGCCGACACTCCTTGCTGCGATCGTTCCTACGAAGTCGCCCGGCTCGCGGTGGGTGGGGTCCTGAATCTTGTCGACGCCGTGCTGCGCGGAGAAGCCGACTGCGGTTTCGCTGCCGTCCGGCCTCCGGGGCACCACGCCGAGCGGAACCGCGCGATGGGGTTCTGCCTTTTCAACAACGTGGCGGTCGCGGCGGCATACCTCCGAAAGCGTGGCTGCAAGAGGATTCTCGTCGTCGACTGGGACGTGCACCACGGGAACGGCACGCAGCACATTTTCGAGCGGGACGCCGACGTGTTGTTCGTGTCGACGCACCAGTATCCTTTCTACCCGGGAACGGGGAGCGTGGACGAAGTGGGTCTCGGCGAGGGAGAGGGCTTCACGGTCAACCTGCCCTTTCCCGCGGGGTTCGGTGACGGAGAGTACTTCGAGGCCTTCCGTGCGGTGATACTCCCGGTCGCGTCGGAGTTCGAGCCGGAATTCGTCCTGGTCTCGGCGGGGTTCGACGCGCACCTGCACGACCCGCTCGGCGGAATGCGGGTCACGGAGGTCGGCTTTCGGGCCATGGCCCGGACCGTGGTGGAAATCGCGCGAGCGACCGCGGCCGACCGCGTGGTGGCCGTGCTCGAAGGGGGATACGACCTCGCGGCGCTGCGCGCGTCGGTGGCAGGCGTTCTCGAGGAACTGCGCGGCTCCGCGGAGCCGCTCGAAATCCCGCCCGCGTCCTCCCGGGCGTGCGCGGTCTTCGACGCGGTTCGCCGTCGCCACTCGGATTACTGGCGGTCCCTTTCCCGGGGCTGA